A genomic segment from Sparus aurata chromosome 20, fSpaAur1.1, whole genome shotgun sequence encodes:
- the rnf40 gene encoding E3 ubiquitin-protein ligase BRE1B isoform X3, which produces MSGAGGGKRPSGGDSPPGPPEKKSKKEEKTTTTLIEPIRIAGVSSTEEMDMKVLQFKNKKLCERLEQRQAMEDELREKIEKLEKRQATDDTTLLIVNRYWSQLEETVHVQRKRIEPQAPVKPIPAPPSAPLPDPMPMEEDVVNMTSPTTAVPPPPLPEVQNEGEQAEQQQEECQEERQEEQQQPPPPSGSEELLTPTELPQDSATDASPPPPPLSENAKGFLTTLEHSSEEELTLHLQDRMQFSKEAIACLVCVFDRLHSRIDDMCKDVQAAACEDDSQSDIVSVNHTLWEENIRLRDLATLLQGRHHKMSMEYNELVDKVTSSETKVSEMETTVEDLQWDIEKLRTREQKLNKHLAEAMEQLKSGYSSTGSSGGLPGGQITLNIQKFESLNAELEHNQELANSRMAELEKLQVELQEAVRESEKLKMDLRNIPEEVVKETLEYKCLQSQFSLLYNESLGVKTQLDEARALLLTAKNAHLRQIEHMESDELSFQKKLRTEVIQLEDTLAQVRKEYEMLRIEFEQNLAANEQAGPINREMRHLISSLQNHNLQLKGDVQRYKRKLRETQMEINKLRCQSGDTGVLILEESTSDSIDVKKEEDEDQEEEEERRKELERQRAREREREREAERERERERERERQRSDELKRKDSDTLKMLRVELKKAQESQKEMKLLLDMYKSAPKEQRDKVQLMAAERKSKAEVDELRMRVRELEERERKESKKLADEDALRKIRVAEETIEHLQKKLAATKQEEEALLSEMDVTGQAFEDMQEQNSRLLQQLREKDDANFKLMSERIKSNQIYKLLKEEKEELADQVLTFKTQVDAQLLVVQKLEEKEGVLQSTLAALEKELSVRTQALELNKRKAVEAAQLAEDLKVQLEHTQAKLKEIQVSVAENRTARERESSNLKRAQEDLSRLRRKLEKQKKVEVYSDADEILQEEINQYKAKLRCPCCNTRDKETVLTKCFHVFCYECLKMRYDTRQRKCPKCNCAFGANDFHRIYIT; this is translated from the exons ATGTCAGGTGCGGGGGGAGGAAAACGTCCCTCGGGAGGGGACAGCCCCCCTGGCCCACCtgagaagaaaagcaaaaaggaggagaagaccACCACCACACTCATAGAGCCCATACGCATAGCTGGAGTCTCTTCCACG GAGGAAATGGACATGAAGGTCCTCCAGTTCAAAAATAAGAAGCTGTGTGAGCGCTTGGAGCAGAGACAGGCAATGGAGGATGAGTTACGAGAGAAAATTGAGAAGTTGGAGAAGAGACAAGCCACTGATGACACCACCCTGCTGATTGTCAACCGCTACTGGTCGCAG TTGGAAGAGACTGTGCATGTTCAACGCAAACGTATCGAGCCTCAAGCTCCAGTGAAGCCTATCCCTGCACCACCCTCGGCCCCCCTCCCTGACCCCATGCCAATGGAGGAAGACGTTGTCAATATGACGTCGCCAACGACTGCTGTGCCTCCACCTCCACTCCCAGAGGTCCAGAATGAGGGGGAGCAggcagaacagcagcaggaggagtgCCAGGAAGAGCgtcaggaggagcagcagcagccccctcctccttccGGATCAGAAGAGTTGTTGACGCCAACAGAGCTGCCACAGGACTCAGCTACAG ATGCATCgccaccccctcctcccttaAGTGAGAATGCCAAGGGTTTCCTGACCACGCTGGAGCACAGCAGCGAGGAGGAGCTCACCCTGCACCTCCAAGACCGTATGCAGTTCAGCAAGGAAGCCATCGCCTGCCTCGTCTGTGTATTTGACAGGCTGCACAGCCGCATTGATGACATGTGCAAGGACGTCCAGGCTGCAG CATGTGAGGACGATAGCCAGTCTGACATCGTCAGCGTGAACCACACTCTTTGGGAGGAAAACATTCGACTGCGAGACCTTGCAACTCTCCTACAGGGCAGACACCACAAGATGTCCATGGAG TACAATGAGTTGGTGGACAAGGTGACCAGTTCTGAGACCAAGGTCTCTGAAATGGAGACGACGGTGGAGGACCTGCAGTGGGACATTGAGAAACTCCGCACTAGAGAACAAAAGCTCAACAAACATCTGGCAGAGGCCATGGAGCAG CTGAAGTCTGGCTACAGCAGCACTGGAAGCTCAGGTGGACTACCTGGAGGCCAGATCACACTAAACATTCAGAAG TTTGAGAGTCTCAATGCAGAGTTGGAGCACAACCAGGAGTTGGCCAATAGCCGTATGGCAGAGTTGGAGAAACTGCAGGTGGAACTCCAGGAGgctgtgagagagagcgagaagcTTAAG ATGGACTTGCGGAATATTCCCGAAGAGGTTGTGAAGGAGACTCTGGAGTACAAATGTCTGCAGTCCCAGTTCTCCCTGCTGTACAATGAGTCTCTAGGTGTAAAAACCCAGCTGGATGAGGCGCGGGCCCTCCTGCTCACTGCCAAGAATGCCCACCTCCGTCAGATTGAGCACATGGAG AGTGATGAGCTGTCCTTTCAGAAGAAGCTGCGGACTGAGGTCATCCAGCTGGAGGATACCCTGGCCCAGGTGCGCAAAGAGTACGAGATGCTGCGCATCGAGTTTGAACAGAACCTGGCAGCCAATGAGCAAGCAG GACCAATTAACAGAGAGATGCGACACTTAATCAGCAGCCTTCAGAACCACAACCTGCAGCTGAAAGGTGACGTGCAGCGCTACAAGCGGAAGTTGCGGGAAACACAGATGGAGATCAATAAG TTGCGTTGTCAGAGTGGTGACACAGGGGTTCTGATTCTAGAAGAGTCGACGAGCGACAGCATTGAcgtgaagaaagaggaggacgaggaccaggaagaggaagaggagaggaggaaggaactGGAGAGGCAGCGTGCccgggagagagaaagggagagggaggccGAGCGCGAACGAGAGAGggagcgtgagagagagaggcagcgcAGCgatgagctgaagaggaaggaCTCGGACACACTGAAGATGCTCAGAGTAGAACTCAA GAAAGCCCAGGAGTCCCAGAAAGAGATGAAGCTCTTATTGGACATGTATAAGTCAGCTCCAAAGGAGCAGAGGGACAAAGTGCAGCTCATGGCAGCTGAACGCAAATCTAAAGCTGAG GTGGATGAGCTGAGGATGCGAGTGcgagagctggaggagagggagaggaaggaaagcaAGAAGCTGGCGGATGAAGATGCCCTCAGGAAGATCCGTGTGGCAGAAGAGACAATTGAACATCTGCAGAAGAAACTGGCTGCCACTAAACAG GAGGAGGAAGCCCTGCTGAGCGAGATGGATGTAACGGGCCAGGCCTTCGAGGACATGCAGGAGCAAAACAGCCGGCTGCTGCAGCAGTTACGAGAGAAGGACGATGCCAATTTCAAGCTGATGAGTGAGCGAATCAAATCCAACCAGATCTACAAGCTgctgaaagaggagaaagaagagttGGCCGACCAAGTTCTCACATTCAAAACCCAG GTGGATGCCCAGCTGTTAGTTGTGCAGaagcttgaagaaaaagaaggcgTCCTCCAGAGTACGCTCGCTGCTCTGGAGAAAGAGCTGTCTGTCCGGACACAAGCACTAGAACTCAACAAGAGGAAG GCGGTGGAGGCTGCCCAGCTGGCAGAGGACCTGAAGGTGCAGCTGGAGCACACGCAGGCCAAGCTTAAGGAGATCCAGGTCTCTGTGGCTGAGAACCGCACTGCCcgggagagggagagcagcaACCTGAAACGAGCACAG GAGGATCTGTCCAGGTTGAGACGGAAgctggagaaacagaaaaaggtgGAGGTTTACTCCGATGCTGATGAGATCCTGCAGGAAGAGATCAACCAGTACaag GCCAAGCTGCGCTGCCCCTGCTGCAACACACGAGACAAGGAGACGGTGCTCACCAAGTGTTTCCACGTGTTCTGCTACGAATGTCTCAAGATGCGTTACGACACCCGGCAGAGGAAGTGCCCCAAGTGCAACTGTGCCTTCGGAGCCAACGACTTTCATCGCATCTACATCACCTAA
- the rnf40 gene encoding E3 ubiquitin-protein ligase BRE1B isoform X2, which translates to MSGAGGGKRPSGGDSPPGPPEKKSKKEEKTTTTLIEPIRIAGVSSTEEMDMKVLQFKNKKLCERLEQRQAMEDELREKIEKLEKRQATDDTTLLIVNRYWSQLEETVHVQRKRIEPQAPVKPIPAPPSAPLPDPMPMEEDVVNMTSPTTAVPPPPLPEVQNEGEQAEQQQEECQEERQEEQQQPPPPSGSEELLTPTELPQDSATDASPPPPPLSENAKGFLTTLEHSSEEELTLHLQDRMQFSKEAIACLVCVFDRLHSRIDDMCKDVQAAACEDDSQSDIVSVNHTLWEENIRLRDLATLLQGRHHKMSMEYNELVDKVTSSETKVSEMETTVEDLQWDIEKLRTREQKLNKHLAEAMEQLKSGYSSTGSSGGLPGGQITLNIQKFESLNAELEHNQELANSRMAELEKLQVELQEAVRESEKLKMDLRNIPEEVVKETLEYKCLQSQFSLLYNESLGVKTQLDEARALLLTAKNAHLRQIEHMESDELSFQKKLRTEVIQLEDTLAQVRKEYEMLRIEFEQNLAANEQAGPINREMRHLISSLQNHNLQLKGDVQRYKRKLRETQMEINKLRCQSGDTGVLILEESTSDSIDVKKEEDEDQEEEEERRKELERQRAREREREREAERERERERERERQRSDELKRKDSDTLKMLRVELKKAQESQKEMKLLLDMYKSAPKEQRDKVQLMAAERKSKAEVCSLVDELRMRVRELEERERKESKKLADEDALRKIRVAEETIEHLQKKLAATKQEEALLSEMDVTGQAFEDMQEQNSRLLQQLREKDDANFKLMSERIKSNQIYKLLKEEKEELADQVLTFKTQVDAQLLVVQKLEEKEGVLQSTLAALEKELSVRTQALELNKRKAVEAAQLAEDLKVQLEHTQAKLKEIQVSVAENRTARERESSNLKRAQEDLSRLRRKLEKQKKVEVYSDADEILQEEINQYKAKLRCPCCNTRDKETVLTKCFHVFCYECLKMRYDTRQRKCPKCNCAFGANDFHRIYIT; encoded by the exons ATGTCAGGTGCGGGGGGAGGAAAACGTCCCTCGGGAGGGGACAGCCCCCCTGGCCCACCtgagaagaaaagcaaaaaggaggagaagaccACCACCACACTCATAGAGCCCATACGCATAGCTGGAGTCTCTTCCACG GAGGAAATGGACATGAAGGTCCTCCAGTTCAAAAATAAGAAGCTGTGTGAGCGCTTGGAGCAGAGACAGGCAATGGAGGATGAGTTACGAGAGAAAATTGAGAAGTTGGAGAAGAGACAAGCCACTGATGACACCACCCTGCTGATTGTCAACCGCTACTGGTCGCAG TTGGAAGAGACTGTGCATGTTCAACGCAAACGTATCGAGCCTCAAGCTCCAGTGAAGCCTATCCCTGCACCACCCTCGGCCCCCCTCCCTGACCCCATGCCAATGGAGGAAGACGTTGTCAATATGACGTCGCCAACGACTGCTGTGCCTCCACCTCCACTCCCAGAGGTCCAGAATGAGGGGGAGCAggcagaacagcagcaggaggagtgCCAGGAAGAGCgtcaggaggagcagcagcagccccctcctccttccGGATCAGAAGAGTTGTTGACGCCAACAGAGCTGCCACAGGACTCAGCTACAG ATGCATCgccaccccctcctcccttaAGTGAGAATGCCAAGGGTTTCCTGACCACGCTGGAGCACAGCAGCGAGGAGGAGCTCACCCTGCACCTCCAAGACCGTATGCAGTTCAGCAAGGAAGCCATCGCCTGCCTCGTCTGTGTATTTGACAGGCTGCACAGCCGCATTGATGACATGTGCAAGGACGTCCAGGCTGCAG CATGTGAGGACGATAGCCAGTCTGACATCGTCAGCGTGAACCACACTCTTTGGGAGGAAAACATTCGACTGCGAGACCTTGCAACTCTCCTACAGGGCAGACACCACAAGATGTCCATGGAG TACAATGAGTTGGTGGACAAGGTGACCAGTTCTGAGACCAAGGTCTCTGAAATGGAGACGACGGTGGAGGACCTGCAGTGGGACATTGAGAAACTCCGCACTAGAGAACAAAAGCTCAACAAACATCTGGCAGAGGCCATGGAGCAG CTGAAGTCTGGCTACAGCAGCACTGGAAGCTCAGGTGGACTACCTGGAGGCCAGATCACACTAAACATTCAGAAG TTTGAGAGTCTCAATGCAGAGTTGGAGCACAACCAGGAGTTGGCCAATAGCCGTATGGCAGAGTTGGAGAAACTGCAGGTGGAACTCCAGGAGgctgtgagagagagcgagaagcTTAAG ATGGACTTGCGGAATATTCCCGAAGAGGTTGTGAAGGAGACTCTGGAGTACAAATGTCTGCAGTCCCAGTTCTCCCTGCTGTACAATGAGTCTCTAGGTGTAAAAACCCAGCTGGATGAGGCGCGGGCCCTCCTGCTCACTGCCAAGAATGCCCACCTCCGTCAGATTGAGCACATGGAG AGTGATGAGCTGTCCTTTCAGAAGAAGCTGCGGACTGAGGTCATCCAGCTGGAGGATACCCTGGCCCAGGTGCGCAAAGAGTACGAGATGCTGCGCATCGAGTTTGAACAGAACCTGGCAGCCAATGAGCAAGCAG GACCAATTAACAGAGAGATGCGACACTTAATCAGCAGCCTTCAGAACCACAACCTGCAGCTGAAAGGTGACGTGCAGCGCTACAAGCGGAAGTTGCGGGAAACACAGATGGAGATCAATAAG TTGCGTTGTCAGAGTGGTGACACAGGGGTTCTGATTCTAGAAGAGTCGACGAGCGACAGCATTGAcgtgaagaaagaggaggacgaggaccaggaagaggaagaggagaggaggaaggaactGGAGAGGCAGCGTGCccgggagagagaaagggagagggaggccGAGCGCGAACGAGAGAGggagcgtgagagagagaggcagcgcAGCgatgagctgaagaggaaggaCTCGGACACACTGAAGATGCTCAGAGTAGAACTCAA GAAAGCCCAGGAGTCCCAGAAAGAGATGAAGCTCTTATTGGACATGTATAAGTCAGCTCCAAAGGAGCAGAGGGACAAAGTGCAGCTCATGGCAGCTGAACGCAAATCTAAAGCTGAGGTTTGTTCTTTG GTGGATGAGCTGAGGATGCGAGTGcgagagctggaggagagggagaggaaggaaagcaAGAAGCTGGCGGATGAAGATGCCCTCAGGAAGATCCGTGTGGCAGAAGAGACAATTGAACATCTGCAGAAGAAACTGGCTGCCACTAAACAG GAGGAAGCCCTGCTGAGCGAGATGGATGTAACGGGCCAGGCCTTCGAGGACATGCAGGAGCAAAACAGCCGGCTGCTGCAGCAGTTACGAGAGAAGGACGATGCCAATTTCAAGCTGATGAGTGAGCGAATCAAATCCAACCAGATCTACAAGCTgctgaaagaggagaaagaagagttGGCCGACCAAGTTCTCACATTCAAAACCCAG GTGGATGCCCAGCTGTTAGTTGTGCAGaagcttgaagaaaaagaaggcgTCCTCCAGAGTACGCTCGCTGCTCTGGAGAAAGAGCTGTCTGTCCGGACACAAGCACTAGAACTCAACAAGAGGAAG GCGGTGGAGGCTGCCCAGCTGGCAGAGGACCTGAAGGTGCAGCTGGAGCACACGCAGGCCAAGCTTAAGGAGATCCAGGTCTCTGTGGCTGAGAACCGCACTGCCcgggagagggagagcagcaACCTGAAACGAGCACAG GAGGATCTGTCCAGGTTGAGACGGAAgctggagaaacagaaaaaggtgGAGGTTTACTCCGATGCTGATGAGATCCTGCAGGAAGAGATCAACCAGTACaag GCCAAGCTGCGCTGCCCCTGCTGCAACACACGAGACAAGGAGACGGTGCTCACCAAGTGTTTCCACGTGTTCTGCTACGAATGTCTCAAGATGCGTTACGACACCCGGCAGAGGAAGTGCCCCAAGTGCAACTGTGCCTTCGGAGCCAACGACTTTCATCGCATCTACATCACCTAA
- the rnf40 gene encoding E3 ubiquitin-protein ligase BRE1B isoform X4 produces the protein MSGAGGGKRPSGGDSPPGPPEKKSKKEEKTTTTLIEPIRIAGVSSTEEMDMKVLQFKNKKLCERLEQRQAMEDELREKIEKLEKRQATDDTTLLIVNRYWSQLEETVHVQRKRIEPQAPVKPIPAPPSAPLPDPMPMEEDVVNMTSPTTAVPPPPLPEVQNEGEQAEQQQEECQEERQEEQQQPPPPSGSEELLTPTELPQDSATDASPPPPPLSENAKGFLTTLEHSSEEELTLHLQDRMQFSKEAIACLVCVFDRLHSRIDDMCKDVQAAACEDDSQSDIVSVNHTLWEENIRLRDLATLLQGRHHKMSMEYNELVDKVTSSETKVSEMETTVEDLQWDIEKLRTREQKLNKHLAEAMEQLKSGYSSTGSSGGLPGGQITLNIQKFESLNAELEHNQELANSRMAELEKLQVELQEAVRESEKLKMDLRNIPEEVVKETLEYKCLQSQFSLLYNESLGVKTQLDEARALLLTAKNAHLRQIEHMESDELSFQKKLRTEVIQLEDTLAQVRKEYEMLRIEFEQNLAANEQAGPINREMRHLISSLQNHNLQLKGDVQRYKRKLRETQMEINKLRCQSGDTGVLILEESTSDSIDVKKEEDEDQEEEEERRKELERQRAREREREREAERERERERERERQRSDELKRKDSDTLKMLRVELKKAQESQKEMKLLLDMYKSAPKEQRDKVQLMAAERKSKAEVDELRMRVRELEERERKESKKLADEDALRKIRVAEETIEHLQKKLAATKQEEALLSEMDVTGQAFEDMQEQNSRLLQQLREKDDANFKLMSERIKSNQIYKLLKEEKEELADQVLTFKTQVDAQLLVVQKLEEKEGVLQSTLAALEKELSVRTQALELNKRKAVEAAQLAEDLKVQLEHTQAKLKEIQVSVAENRTARERESSNLKRAQEDLSRLRRKLEKQKKVEVYSDADEILQEEINQYKAKLRCPCCNTRDKETVLTKCFHVFCYECLKMRYDTRQRKCPKCNCAFGANDFHRIYIT, from the exons ATGTCAGGTGCGGGGGGAGGAAAACGTCCCTCGGGAGGGGACAGCCCCCCTGGCCCACCtgagaagaaaagcaaaaaggaggagaagaccACCACCACACTCATAGAGCCCATACGCATAGCTGGAGTCTCTTCCACG GAGGAAATGGACATGAAGGTCCTCCAGTTCAAAAATAAGAAGCTGTGTGAGCGCTTGGAGCAGAGACAGGCAATGGAGGATGAGTTACGAGAGAAAATTGAGAAGTTGGAGAAGAGACAAGCCACTGATGACACCACCCTGCTGATTGTCAACCGCTACTGGTCGCAG TTGGAAGAGACTGTGCATGTTCAACGCAAACGTATCGAGCCTCAAGCTCCAGTGAAGCCTATCCCTGCACCACCCTCGGCCCCCCTCCCTGACCCCATGCCAATGGAGGAAGACGTTGTCAATATGACGTCGCCAACGACTGCTGTGCCTCCACCTCCACTCCCAGAGGTCCAGAATGAGGGGGAGCAggcagaacagcagcaggaggagtgCCAGGAAGAGCgtcaggaggagcagcagcagccccctcctccttccGGATCAGAAGAGTTGTTGACGCCAACAGAGCTGCCACAGGACTCAGCTACAG ATGCATCgccaccccctcctcccttaAGTGAGAATGCCAAGGGTTTCCTGACCACGCTGGAGCACAGCAGCGAGGAGGAGCTCACCCTGCACCTCCAAGACCGTATGCAGTTCAGCAAGGAAGCCATCGCCTGCCTCGTCTGTGTATTTGACAGGCTGCACAGCCGCATTGATGACATGTGCAAGGACGTCCAGGCTGCAG CATGTGAGGACGATAGCCAGTCTGACATCGTCAGCGTGAACCACACTCTTTGGGAGGAAAACATTCGACTGCGAGACCTTGCAACTCTCCTACAGGGCAGACACCACAAGATGTCCATGGAG TACAATGAGTTGGTGGACAAGGTGACCAGTTCTGAGACCAAGGTCTCTGAAATGGAGACGACGGTGGAGGACCTGCAGTGGGACATTGAGAAACTCCGCACTAGAGAACAAAAGCTCAACAAACATCTGGCAGAGGCCATGGAGCAG CTGAAGTCTGGCTACAGCAGCACTGGAAGCTCAGGTGGACTACCTGGAGGCCAGATCACACTAAACATTCAGAAG TTTGAGAGTCTCAATGCAGAGTTGGAGCACAACCAGGAGTTGGCCAATAGCCGTATGGCAGAGTTGGAGAAACTGCAGGTGGAACTCCAGGAGgctgtgagagagagcgagaagcTTAAG ATGGACTTGCGGAATATTCCCGAAGAGGTTGTGAAGGAGACTCTGGAGTACAAATGTCTGCAGTCCCAGTTCTCCCTGCTGTACAATGAGTCTCTAGGTGTAAAAACCCAGCTGGATGAGGCGCGGGCCCTCCTGCTCACTGCCAAGAATGCCCACCTCCGTCAGATTGAGCACATGGAG AGTGATGAGCTGTCCTTTCAGAAGAAGCTGCGGACTGAGGTCATCCAGCTGGAGGATACCCTGGCCCAGGTGCGCAAAGAGTACGAGATGCTGCGCATCGAGTTTGAACAGAACCTGGCAGCCAATGAGCAAGCAG GACCAATTAACAGAGAGATGCGACACTTAATCAGCAGCCTTCAGAACCACAACCTGCAGCTGAAAGGTGACGTGCAGCGCTACAAGCGGAAGTTGCGGGAAACACAGATGGAGATCAATAAG TTGCGTTGTCAGAGTGGTGACACAGGGGTTCTGATTCTAGAAGAGTCGACGAGCGACAGCATTGAcgtgaagaaagaggaggacgaggaccaggaagaggaagaggagaggaggaaggaactGGAGAGGCAGCGTGCccgggagagagaaagggagagggaggccGAGCGCGAACGAGAGAGggagcgtgagagagagaggcagcgcAGCgatgagctgaagaggaaggaCTCGGACACACTGAAGATGCTCAGAGTAGAACTCAA GAAAGCCCAGGAGTCCCAGAAAGAGATGAAGCTCTTATTGGACATGTATAAGTCAGCTCCAAAGGAGCAGAGGGACAAAGTGCAGCTCATGGCAGCTGAACGCAAATCTAAAGCTGAG GTGGATGAGCTGAGGATGCGAGTGcgagagctggaggagagggagaggaaggaaagcaAGAAGCTGGCGGATGAAGATGCCCTCAGGAAGATCCGTGTGGCAGAAGAGACAATTGAACATCTGCAGAAGAAACTGGCTGCCACTAAACAG GAGGAAGCCCTGCTGAGCGAGATGGATGTAACGGGCCAGGCCTTCGAGGACATGCAGGAGCAAAACAGCCGGCTGCTGCAGCAGTTACGAGAGAAGGACGATGCCAATTTCAAGCTGATGAGTGAGCGAATCAAATCCAACCAGATCTACAAGCTgctgaaagaggagaaagaagagttGGCCGACCAAGTTCTCACATTCAAAACCCAG GTGGATGCCCAGCTGTTAGTTGTGCAGaagcttgaagaaaaagaaggcgTCCTCCAGAGTACGCTCGCTGCTCTGGAGAAAGAGCTGTCTGTCCGGACACAAGCACTAGAACTCAACAAGAGGAAG GCGGTGGAGGCTGCCCAGCTGGCAGAGGACCTGAAGGTGCAGCTGGAGCACACGCAGGCCAAGCTTAAGGAGATCCAGGTCTCTGTGGCTGAGAACCGCACTGCCcgggagagggagagcagcaACCTGAAACGAGCACAG GAGGATCTGTCCAGGTTGAGACGGAAgctggagaaacagaaaaaggtgGAGGTTTACTCCGATGCTGATGAGATCCTGCAGGAAGAGATCAACCAGTACaag GCCAAGCTGCGCTGCCCCTGCTGCAACACACGAGACAAGGAGACGGTGCTCACCAAGTGTTTCCACGTGTTCTGCTACGAATGTCTCAAGATGCGTTACGACACCCGGCAGAGGAAGTGCCCCAAGTGCAACTGTGCCTTCGGAGCCAACGACTTTCATCGCATCTACATCACCTAA